A stretch of Mesorhizobium sp. M2A.F.Ca.ET.046.03.2.1 DNA encodes these proteins:
- a CDS encoding S8 family serine peptidase: MVFRLRRYQYAGAEPISWLVGVEGDKTGLYGTSFAAPIISGYAAIIGSKFTKATPVQITNDLLNTARTDTLANYDPSIYGKGEASLSRALAPVAIH; the protein is encoded by the coding sequence ATGGTATTCCGACTACGCCGGTACCAATACGCAGGTGCAGAGCCAATTTCCTGGTTGGTCGGCGTCGAAGGCGACAAGACGGGTCTCTATGGAACGTCTTTCGCCGCGCCGATCATCTCGGGCTACGCCGCGATCATCGGCAGCAAGTTCACCAAGGCGACGCCGGTGCAGATCACCAATGACCTGCTCAACACGGCCCGCACGGACACGCTGGCCAACTACGACCCGTCAATCTACGGCAAGGGCGAGGCAAGTCTCTCGCGGGCGCTGGCTCCCGTGGCGATACACTGA